A portion of the Mustela erminea isolate mMusErm1 chromosome 19, mMusErm1.Pri, whole genome shotgun sequence genome contains these proteins:
- the WWP2 gene encoding NEDD4-like E3 ubiquitin-protein ligase WWP2 isoform X3, whose translation MYPQSGPGVRTTAAGRLLPVPGHPGGWWREEGPAPSQEALGVGRACGNDFIGKACDIFSPPVCGSWRKLESSSTSTDHDPLGPLPPGWEKRQDNGRVYYVNHNTRTTQWEDPRTQGMIQEPALPPGWEMKYTSEGVRYFVDHNTRTTTFKDPRPGFESGTKQGSPGAYDRSFRWKYHQFRFLCHSNALPSHVKISVSRQTLFEDSFQQIMNMKPYDLRRRLYIIMRGEEGLDYGGIAREWFFLLSHEVLNPMYCLFEYAGKNNYCLQINPASSINPDHLTYFRFIGRFIAMALYHGKFIDTGFTLPFYKRMLNKRPTLKDLESIDPEFYNSIVWIKENNLEECGLELYFIQDMEILGKVTTHELKEGGESIRVTEENKDEYIMLLTDWRFTRGVEEQTKAFLDGFNEVAPLEWLRYFDEKELELMLCGMQEIDMSDWQKNTIYRHYTKNSKQIQWFWQVVKEMDNEKRIRLLQFVTGTCRLPVGGFAELIGSNGPQKFCIDRVGKETWLPRSHTCFNRLDLPPYKSYEQLKEKLLYAIEETEGFGQE comes from the exons ATGTACCCTCAGTCTGGGCCGGGTGTGCGCACCACGGCTGCTGGGAGGCTGCTCCCTGTCCCAGGGCACCCAggagggtggtggagggaggagggcccagcccccagccaggaAGCTCTGGGCGTGGGCAGGGCTTGTGGGAATGATTTCATTGGAAAGGCCTGcgatattttttcccctcccgTGTGTGGTTCTTGGAGAAAGTTGGAG TCTTCAAGTACTTCGACTGACCATGACCCACTGGGCCCCCTCCCTCCTGGCTGGG AGAAGAGACAGGACAATGGACGGGTGTATTACGTGAACCATAACACACGCACTACCCAGTGGGAGGACCCTCGGACCCAGGG GATGATCCAGGAACCAGCATTGCCCCCAGGGTGGGAGATGAAGTACACCAGTGAGGGGGTACGCTATTTTGTGGACCACAATACACGCACCACCACCTTTAAGGATCCTCGCCCTGGGTTTGAGTCTGG GACGAAGCAAGGTTCCCCTGGTGCCTATGACCGAAGTTTTCGGTGGAAGTATCACCAGTTCCGTTTCCTCTGTCAC tcaAATGCCCTCCCCAGCCATGTGAAGATCAGTGTTTCCAGGCAGACGCTGTTTGAGGATTCTTTCCAACAG ATCATGAACATGAAGCCCTATGACCTCCGCCGCCGGCTCTACATCATCATGCGTGGCGAGGAGGGCCTGGACTATGGAGGCATCGCCAG gGAGTGGTTTTTTCTCCTGTCCCATGAGGTGCTCAACCCCATGTATTGTTTATTTGAGTATGCCGGGAAGAACAATTACTGCCTACAGATCAACCCTGCCTCCTCCATCAACCCCGACCACCTCACCTACTTCCGCTTTATTGGCAGATTCATCGCTATG GCTCTGTACCATGGAAAGTTCATTGACACAGGCTTCACCCTCCCTTTCTATAAGCGGATGCTCAATAAGAGACCAACCCTGAAGGACCTGGAATCTATTGATCCCGAATTCTACAACTCTATTGTCTGGATCAA AGAGAACAACCTGGAAGAGTGCGGTCTAGAGCTGTACTTCATCCAGGACATGGAGATCCTGGGCAAGGTGACAACCCACGAGCTCAAGGAAGGTGGTGAGAGCATCCGAGTGACAGAGGAGAACAAGGACGAGTATATCAT GCTGCTGACTGACTGGCGTTTCACCCGCGGCGTGGAAGAGCAGACCAAAGCCTTCCTGGATGGCTTCAACGAGGTGGCCCCTCTGGAGTGGTTGCGCTACTTTGACGAGAAGGAGCTGGAG CTCATGCTGTGCGGCATGCAGGAGATAGACATGAGCGACTGGCAGAAGAACACTATTTACCGACACTACACCAAGAACAGCAAGCAGATCCAGTGGTTCTGGCAG GTGGTGAAGGAGATGGACAACGAGAAGAGGATCCGACTGCTGCAGTTTGTCACTGGGACTTGCCGCTTGCCTGTTGGCGGATTTGCCGAACTCATTG GTAGCAACGGACCACAGAAATTTTGCATCGACAGGGTTGGCAAGGAAACCTGGCTGCCCAGAAGCCACACGTG TTTCAACCGCCTGGATCTCCCACCATATAAGAGCTACGAACAGCTGAAGGAGAAGCTGCTGTACGCCATCGAGGAGACTGAGGGCTTCGGACAGGAGTAA
- the PSMD7 gene encoding 26S proteasome non-ATPase regulatory subunit 7, which yields MPELAVQKVVVHPLVLLSVVDHFNRIGKVGNQKRVVGVLLGSWQKKVLDVSNSFAVPFDEDDKDDSVWFLDHDYLENMYGMFKKVNARERIVGWYHTGPKLHKNDIAINELMKRYCPNSVLVIIDVKPKDLGLPTEAYISVEEVHDDGTPTSKTFEHVTSEIGAEEAEEVGVEHLLRDIKDTTVGTLSQRITNQVHGLKGLNSKLLDIRSYLEKVATGKLPINHQIIYQLQDVFNLLPDVSLQEFVKAFYLKTNDQMVVVYLASLIRSVVALHNLINNKIANRDAEKKEGQEKEESKKDRKDDKEKEKDKEKSDGKKEEKKEKK from the exons ATGCCGGAGCTGGCGGTGCAGAAGGTGGTGGTTCACCCCCTGGTGCTGCTCAGTGTGGTGGATCATTTCAACCG aataGGCAAGGTTGGAAACCAGAAGCGTGTTGTTGGTGTGCTTTTAGGGTCATGGCAAAAGAAAGTACTCGATGTATCCAACAGTTTTGCAG tcccttTTGATGAAGATGACAAAGATGATTCTGTCTGGTTTTTAGACCATGATTATTTGGAAAACATGTATGGAATGTTTAAGAAGGTCAATG CCAGAGAAAGAATAGTTGGGTGGTACCACACAGGCCCTAAACTGCACAAGAATGACATCGCCATTAACGAACTCATGAAAAGATACTGCCCTAACTCA GTACTGGTCATCATTGACGTGAAGCCAAAGGACCTGGGACTGCCCACAGAAGCATATATTTCAGTGGAAGAAGTCCATGAT GATGGAACTCCAACCTCGAAAACATTTGAGCACGTGACCAGTGAAATTGGAGCCGAGGAAGCCGAGGAAGTTGGAGTTGAGCATTTGTTACG AGACATCAAGGACACTACAGTGGGCACTCTTTCCCAGCGGATCACAAACCAGGTCCATGGTTTGAAGGGACTGAACTCCAAGCTTCTGGATATCAGGAGCTATCTGGAGAAAGTGGCCACAGGCAAGCTGCCCATCAACCACCAGATCATCTACCAGCTACAGGATGTGTTCAACCTGCTGCCAGATGTCAGCCTCCAGGAGTTTGTCAAGGCCTTTTACCTGAAGACCAACGACCAGATGGTGGTGGTATATTTGGCCTCACTGATCCGTTCGGTGGTCGCCCTGCACAACCTCATCAACAACAAGATTGCCAACCGGgatgcagagaagaaagaagggcaagaaaaagaagagagcaaaaaggatagaaaagatgacaaagaaaaagagaaagataaggaaaagagtgatggaaagaaagaggagaaaaaggagaaaaaataa